A region of Caretta caretta isolate rCarCar2 chromosome 26, rCarCar1.hap1, whole genome shotgun sequence DNA encodes the following proteins:
- the LOC125626450 gene encoding low molecular weight neuronal intermediate filament, whose product MSYSSDLLYPPSSYKKIFGESPRLSSRVYNSSAAPRAAGYRAPPARDSYASSYRKLAVPSSVDHLELLSQPSAVSNELKIVRTNEKEQLQGLNDRFVTYIEKVHQLEQHNRLLEAEVSLLRQRQAEPSRLQQLYEQEIRELRSQAEGLRHERDEAQLESQRLAQGLERLREQCQEEARRREEAELALREYRKDVDHATLARLELEKKVEALLDEIAFLRKVHEEEVAELQAALQDAQVSVEVDVSKPDLTAALKEIRMQYEVLSARNQQSAEEWYKSKFANFTEEAARSSDSIRQAKEEITEYRRQLQARNIEIEALRNANESLERQLQEAEERSNGEIHNLQETINQLENALRTTKGEMARHLREYQDLLNVKMALDIEIAAYRKLLEGEETRLSTISSGNTFGLGYTFSSSPFSGAKAFSTSTVTVRREEKRDLQESIKDPRLSGEPKPAEEDQPGEEKVEAAPAKN is encoded by the exons ATGAGCTACAGCAGCGACCTGCTCTACCCACCCTCCTCCTATAAGAAGATCTTCGGGGAGTCCCCTCGCCTCTCCAGCAGGGTTTACAACAGCTCAGCCGCTCCCCGGGCTGCCGGCTACCGCGCCCCCCCTGCCAGGGACTCCTACGCCTCCTCCTATCGCAAGCTGGCCGTGCCCAGCTCCGTGGACCACCTggagctgctgtcccagcccagcGCGGTGAGCAACGAGCTGAAAATCGTGCGCACCAACGAGAAGGAGCAGCTGCAAGGGCTCAACGACCGCTTCGTGACCTACATCGAGAAGGTGCATCAGCTGGAGCAGCACAACCGGCTGCTGGAGGCCGAGGTCTCGCTGCTGCGCCAGCGCCAGGCGGAGCCCTCCCGCCTGCAGCAGCTCTACGAGCAGGAGATCCGCGAGCTGCGCTCGCAGGCGGAGGGGCTGCGCCACGAGCGGGACGAGGCGCAGCTGGAGAGCCAGCGGCTGGCGCAGGGGCTGGAGCGCCTGcgggagcagtgccaggaggaggCGCGCCGGCGGGAGGAGGCCGAGCTGGCCCTGCGCGAGTACAGGAAGGACGTGGACCACGCCACCCTGGCCCggctggagctggagaagaaggTGGAGGCGCTGCTGGACGAGATCGCCTTCCTCCGGAAGGTGCACGAGGAGGAGGTGGCGGAGCTGCAAGCCGCGCTGCAGGATGCGCAG GTCTCGGTGGAGGTGGACGTGAGCAAGCCTGACCTCACGGCCGCCTTGAAGGAGATCCGCATGCAGTACGAGGTCCTTTCCGCCCGGAACCAGCAGTCTGCCGAAGAGTGGTACAAATCCAAATTCGCCAACTTCACCGAGGAGGCGGCTCGCAGCAGTGACAGCATCCGCCAGGCCAAGGAGGAGATCACGGAATACCGGCGCCAGCTGCAGGCCCGCAACATCGAGATCGAGGCACTGCGGAATGCCAACGAGTCCCTGGAGAGGCAGCTGCAGGAAGCGGAGGAGAGGAGCAATGGGGAGATCCATAATCTGCAG GAGACTATTAACCAGCTTGAAAATGCTCTAAGGACGACCAAGGGAGAGATGGCTCGCCACCTCCGAGAGTACCAAGACCTGCTGAATGTGAAAATGGCCCTGGATATTGAAATAGCTGCATACAG gaaATTACTGGAAGGGGAGGAAACGCGGCTAAGCACCATCAGCAGCGGGAACACCTTCGGCCTTGGCTACACGTTCTCGTCTAGCCCCTTCTCCGGCGCAAAAGCCTTCTCCACCAGCACGGTCACCGtcaggagggaggagaagcgaGACCTGCAGGAAAGCATCAAGGACCCCAGACTTTCAGGGGAGCCAAAGCCTGCCGAGGAAGATCAGCCCGGAGAAGAGAAGGTCGAAGCCGCCCCAGCCAAGAACTAA